A genomic segment from Aegilops tauschii subsp. strangulata cultivar AL8/78 chromosome 1, Aet v6.0, whole genome shotgun sequence encodes:
- the LOC109755224 gene encoding uncharacterized protein, with amino-acid sequence MAGRMEAKIAAPALLSLVAVTLLAHTLLLHRPRATAWLLSTVDAFRFDGRRLVELVTRRNMILLCNAILLVILKDAGLLAAPARPRSSTTAPDTAAGGAACSSSEARPQPKTRATSTAAGATGADEGRLEREHRGAETATARVRRGKPLTRATQREYAALQEIDSAEKQRSAYSFNHFHHGAGYEIAVVADRISSLHDERSRGEEHTVRQETEAGCADDVKEMNKKFEEFIASMRRKMHLETLQLQQQVEV; translated from the coding sequence ATGGCTGGGAGAATGGAGGCCAAGATCGCGGCCCCCGCGCTGCTCTCGCTCGTCGCAGTCACCCTGCTCGCGCACACGCTCCTCCTCCACCGTCCGCGCGCCACCGCCTGGCTCCTCTCCACCGTCGACGCCTTCCGGTTCGACGGCCGCCGCCTCGTCGAGCTCGTCACCCGGAGAAACATGATCCTCCTCTGCAACGCCATCCTCCTGGTCATCCTCAAGGACGCCGGGCTACTGGCCGCTCCAGCTCGGCCACGCAGCAGCACCACCGCCCCTGATACAGCGGCCGGTGGAGCTGCCTGCTCCAGCTCCGAGGCACGGCCTCAGCCCAAGACTCGGGCGACCAGTACGGCGGCTGGCGCGACCGGCGCCGACGAAGGTCGGCTCGAGCGTGAACATCGAGGCGCTGAGACGGCCACGGCGCGAGTGCGGCGCGGGAAGCCGCTGACGAGAGCGACGCAGAGGGAATATGCCGCGCTCCAAGAGATCGATTCCGCGGAGAAACAGAGATCGGCCTACAGCTTCAACCACTTTCACCATGGTGCTGGCTATGAGATTGCCGTGGTGGCGGATAGGATCTCTAGTTTGCATGACGAGAGAAGCAGAGGAGAGGAGCACACGGTGCGGCAGGAAACAGAGGCCGGGTGCGCTGACGACGTGAAGGAGATGAACAAGAAATTCGAAGAGTTCATCGCCAGCATGAGGAGGAAGATGCATCTCGAGACCCTGCAGCTGCAGCAGCAGGTCGAGGTCTAG